A region from the Oceanidesulfovibrio marinus genome encodes:
- a CDS encoding BMP family lipoprotein, translated as MQRLAVCFAFLLVLCLPGAGHAAEPLTVAFLAGAGGLKSPFNQLAYDGLMEASENLSLEVIVDTTLADANDPALKRDALKRVIELGDAEYVIASGSEWVEAVQQSAQKHPDVYYTLVNARLEGLDNVSCIVFADQEGGYLAGALAALTTKTGLVGFIGGMDIPEIESFAAGYAAGVHDVGPRASVYVEYISDDEETFAGFRSPEQGYTMASRMYAKGVDVIFAAAGASGEGVIRAAQETGAWAIGVDYDQDHLAAGHVLTSVVKQVNNAVLLEVSSVVAGKFSPGVHVYGVKNGGVGLSPMTYTRDVIGKGVLEALKEIETKVADGEVDIPKTLPRQ; from the coding sequence ATGCAGCGCCTTGCCGTCTGTTTCGCATTCCTGTTGGTCCTGTGTCTGCCGGGAGCTGGCCATGCCGCAGAGCCGCTCACCGTGGCCTTTCTCGCCGGAGCCGGCGGGTTGAAAAGCCCCTTCAACCAGCTTGCCTACGACGGCCTGATGGAGGCGTCCGAGAACCTCTCGCTGGAGGTCATCGTGGACACCACGCTGGCCGACGCCAACGATCCCGCCCTGAAGCGCGATGCCCTGAAACGGGTGATCGAGCTGGGCGACGCCGAGTACGTCATCGCCAGCGGCAGCGAGTGGGTGGAAGCCGTACAGCAGAGCGCGCAGAAGCATCCCGACGTCTATTATACGCTGGTTAACGCCAGGCTGGAGGGGTTGGACAACGTCTCCTGCATCGTGTTCGCGGACCAGGAGGGCGGCTATCTGGCCGGCGCGCTGGCCGCGCTGACCACCAAGACCGGTCTGGTCGGGTTCATCGGCGGCATGGATATTCCCGAGATCGAATCCTTTGCGGCCGGCTACGCCGCCGGTGTGCACGACGTGGGGCCCAGGGCATCCGTCTATGTGGAGTACATCTCGGACGATGAGGAGACATTTGCCGGGTTCCGCTCGCCGGAGCAGGGCTACACCATGGCCAGCCGCATGTACGCCAAGGGCGTGGACGTCATCTTCGCGGCCGCCGGCGCCTCCGGCGAGGGCGTTATCCGCGCCGCGCAGGAGACCGGAGCCTGGGCAATCGGCGTGGACTACGACCAGGACCACCTGGCCGCGGGCCACGTGCTTACCAGTGTGGTCAAGCAGGTGAACAACGCCGTGCTCCTGGAGGTTTCCAGCGTGGTGGCCGGCAAGTTCTCCCCGGGCGTGCATGTGTACGGCGTGAAGAACGGCGGCGTGGGCCTCTCGCCCATGACCTACACGCGCGACGTGATCGGCAAGGGCGTGCTCGAAGCGCTCAAGGAGATCGAGACAAAGGTGGCCGACGGCGAGGTGGACATCCCCAAGACCCTGCCGCGCCAGTAG